A region from the Ptychodera flava strain L36383 chromosome 10, AS_Pfla_20210202, whole genome shotgun sequence genome encodes:
- the LOC139142499 gene encoding serine-rich adhesin for platelets-like isoform X3, translating to MTPSCSFVAVAWQQGLKQMNHSVDIFGDVCVLKPFESLTVWGLLLSLGVYTSTCWLDIRNIENLSTNLRLRHLDLSDNSIATISDISNLSNLKTLLLHGNILTSLRSIPAYFPTGIEILSLAENEITDLNEVSYVSCLLSLQQLSIMNNPCVLMTNADGHGFDYRPYAINWCLKLKILDSLPVSQKESLKAEWLYSQGKGRNYRPGQHAQLVEYLSHVSPLTMSSDLQSQQDEKLNKILSKRQFYQQQQLHDSRGRLTEKSLDTSFKQPERSSSPTPSKSSSPKRKRSPRKDQSQMKDSTISSPKSMPTKAWGSTVGDHNQNVINRAHFHPAENYRDTSLGVVIHDLEEDNSDLSSTLNNSLLQSESIYLPASSDLDEDNYELRPTTAPPYAGYSNKHLTDIIGADDYKRPASAEIMPVKPQSGRKSPVQHVSMSALDRNESVRTPLNLGSTSNPKGRELKSAALPNGKVAPVKFHQPDKKFTKLSPKKDSPQKTPSSKSTFQAHEDKPIKTFNQSDIPNRIAANLMLTPEPARRSVRSPSPLLGDKKKQSSKSQSPHKNQKRRKAPNIGSDTEGSDGAIMQNGLDGIKKRVAERKKDRLPPSRGDPGVIELRRTFTKDSPPKARSRVSAKPLPTKPLDTNFINRIAMVGVEDVREATKIQAWWRGHCARQHNPKVVKAREMIRRQRVEDHIKELNAELERTKQMYVQEKKMRTLQMEAIKFLWEQVQALHQWKEDFTQDKHVSQEQQSVSATAAALAQQTENEASVKEAQLEKKCTELQQQVTVLQNALSVMTGQLQAPKPSAGNGAAENVQDRNQHTQAASRPKTKDRTSPKKTGIPTPPRNLSLQNRPDNSVMLKWEASTISDSTDHKVTGYKVFVNGNAEGTVEGNDTWAIIEGLLSDIVYKFTVRGVSEAGESPDSNTVVTQLASTPPRATELRDKPNQEDPPPRRRGSTGSRKTSRDSSGSAPPRRASTGSRSSSRGPSKATDKADVKDKKTSSSGSQKKSSGEQGETVRKDEHKKVHGIEKRPSREELRDVRKHDVKEEKSDDIIKNTEKPVPQKIENAEHIVEKEVKSGSPPERSHEPRRRKSKDVVKTLERKPREHDHASDIAVPDPSHSGKGPAAERSTEDVKVSEKSVDKVSIAGDGAVQAEATEEKRLVSKRRKSKEDTRGSEVKSKETEPAEERAKQSLTSSEKSHETKRKKSKESMKGSEKKAQDGKVVYEKDIQNEEPVPKSSETRRRKSKEDAKLLEKNLEDAKHTGDKALRSEDAVEKSHEARRKKSKEDKVSDKLKDTELQDETTGQNTAPSGKKHESKRRKSKESSKPSEKKQENLEDDDGTEQSAKPIEKSPETKRRRSKEKKTRRSKEETKERRKERRNSRKEEKQNEEVPKKKKKKNGDSPESKAAKATGRSQARTRSDSGNSETHTTDEAVTSETQKHTEEVSIQGESDSSQDKSSSHRRRVPQVESQVSGTKGSKERVQSKVPKTLSDTEAEKHDAGDRIPAGKDTRKEDGANLSGERTKSPSPSDVPETQTDAATEEKIVRKSEKDLPDDVDLKTYEITTVIAHESKEEDTEKKESDSDEEKQESQSEVPPPAMVRTDAREPLYIDTEAAKAHGSKPLHGHHCILDADAPVQISTVIDTPFHGAKLLSKSSPDAKTKRKSSRHRSGSTSSMRSSPKKPPRESVSEPSSPTSPLTPEKLRELASSLPNSPSTSKEKSAEDKRQAAMKSGQNTSPMPQGEVRQSFDEARESIKRSLAASISDVMLSWNSDSINFDLSGRPEDSSCVPDQNTPDTVQENRVQKMVDLLDDSSSHKKPAVGSHGEQQGLQKQPGEAIVVEDDGTDAVEFLDITSQDVSTDENGKVICRSPPTQSENIVSVGSQDLMQGDKTQTDANMNGGQNVESKEKTDPATSATDGQKSDTKPGEGGNTGNSYEQGSFASLADQRKHLYVRTDATSLPAEQGSHTHGSTFTPRSQSSSAISTLHSPNSHSPQTCHDSYGDRNAFSPPPTPPSSRMPGPTISPHDGGSGKATGQEEAPRTKTVRSRSQSPSQIPRLIKSSKTSPIQIHSFSSQSAPSYQKSTSLTDQSRGKETSPSSMDPLRNQERLPSPNDLSHGRSSLPCRSQSGKRLQRSQSMEGKSFNVFVKSKNRRKLSQPEMTLYRNVSTDNTSVDSRDVSPFRHETNRIKSSISQPNLSAIHSTPTHPQPQKITPSRIPRSTSLEKLGCKRAAARSGQRSIPSKLIPSQSEDRLSGKSDSLFETRKRFSDEYSNSTAMDSVEMNNQDKINVKVVPDPHHENQVVSVNATRECSKSVISRGPDKSVKSDSRTNERSSDSSFKTASGPSVDLTDQAPSASPASHSVLFKESSRPADQSAGGLQRPAQPARETKCVSYSPSFRSSSPSSISGSDCTGEKSTNQGNACDSDDAPVPFHSNSSHSDSKFFPISSDLSNLTYITDVNTTDHNRNSNFQAHSRNSADHHNLHDNISDVNIIDSNHSNQINTESNSSSNTAVKSRVAALLARFHDDLRKS from the exons CGGGTTTGATTATCGACCGTATGCCATCAATTGGTGTctcaaactgaagattttggaCAGTCTCCCAGTCTCCCAGAAAGAGAG TTTGAAAGCTGAGTGGTTGTACAGCCAAGGCAAGGGAAGGAACTACCGGCCGGGCCAGCACGCTCAGCTTGTGGAGTATTTAAGCCATGTTAGTCCCCTAACGATGTCATCAGAT TTACAATCCCAACAAGACGAAAAACTTAACAAGATCCTCAGCAAACGGCAATTCTACCAACAGCAGCAGCTCCACGACTCCCGCGGTCGCCTCACAGAGAAAAGCCTCGACACCAGCTTCAAGCAGCCGGAGCGGTCCTCCTCGCCGACGCCGTCCAAGAGCTCCTCACCGAAACGAAAGAGGTCGCCGAGAAAAGACCAGAGCCAGATGAAGGACAGCACCATCTCCAGCCCCAAGAGCATGCCGACGAAAGCGTGGGGCTCCACCGTCGGGGATCACAACCAGAACGTGATCAACAGGGCGCACTTCCACCCTGCAGAAAATTACAGAGATACCTCATTGGGTGTAGTCATTCATGATTTGGAAGAAG ACAATTCTGACCTCAGCAGCACTCTTAACAACAGCTTGCTGCAGTCCGAGTCAATATACCTCCCAGCATCTTCTGACCTAGATGAAGACAACTACGAGCTGAGGCCCACGACAGCGCCTCCCTATGCAGGCTACAGTAATAAACACCTGACTGACATCATCGGCGCCGACGACTATAAGAGACCGGCCTCTGCTGAAATTATGCCAGTGAAACCTCAGTCTGGCAGAAAGAGCCCCGTGCAGCACGTTAGTATGAGTGCCTTGGACCGAAATGAGAGCGTCAGAACGCCCCTGAATCTCGGCAGCACGTCAAACCCCAAAGGCAGAGAACTCAAATCAGCTGCTCTTCCAAACGGAAAAGTTGCTCCCGTGAAATTTCATCAGCCTGACAAAAAGTTCACGAAACTGTCACCGAAAAAGGACTCGCCGCAGAAAACGCCCAGCAGTAAGTCCACTTTCCAGGCGCATGAAGACAAACCAATAAAGACTTTCAATCAGTCCGATATCCCCAATCGAATCGCCGCTAACCTCATGCTGACCCCCGAACCTGCCAGAAGGTCTGTGCGATCCCCATCTCCGTTGCTAGGCGACAAGAAAAAACAATCATCCAAGAGTCAGTCCccacacaaaaatcaaaagaggaGGAAAGCCCCGAATATTGGGAGTGACACGGAAGGCAGTGATGGCGCCATCATGCAAAACGGACTAGATGGCATTAAAAAGAGAGTGGCGGAGCGAAAGAAGGACAGGCTCCCGCCCTCGAGGGGGGATCCTGGGGTCATTGAATTGAGAAGGACTTTTACCAAAGACTCGCCGCCGAAGGCGCGCAGCAGAGTGTCTGCCAAACCCTTGCCAACGAAACCATTGGACACTAACTTCATCAACAGGATTGCAATGGTAGGGGTTGAGGATGTCCGTGAGGCCACCAAGATTCAGGCGTGGTGGAGGGGACACTGCGCTAGGCAGCACAATCCCAAAGTAGTCAAAGCACGTGAGATGATACGTAGGCAGAGAGTGGAAGACCACATCAAGGAGCTCAATGCTGAATTAGAAAG GACCAAACAGATGTACGtgcaagagaaaaaaatgagaaCGCTACAAATGGAGGCTATCAAGTTTCTATGGGAACAG GTACAGGCCCTACATCAGTGGAAGGAAGATTTCACCCAAGACAAGCACGTCTCTCAGGAACAGCAGTCTGTGAGTGCCACCGCAGCCGCTCTTGCCCAGCAAACGGAGAATGAGGCCTCGGTGAAAGAGGCCCAGCTAGAAAAGAAGTGCACTGAGCTTCAGCAACAG GTAACAGTCTTGCAAAATGCACTGTCAGTCATGACTGGGCAGCTACAAGCACCAAAACCTTCAGCTGGGAATGGTGCAGCTGAAAATGTACAGGACAGAAATCAGCACACACAG GCTGCTAGCAGACCGAAGACCAAAGACAGAACATCACCCAAGAAGACAGGAATACCCACACCACCCAGAAACCTATCTTTGCAAAACCGACCAGACAACAGTGTGATGCTGAAGTGGGAAGCATCCACAATCTCAGACTCCACAGACCACAAAGTGACAGGCTACAAGGTGTTTGTCAACGGCAACGCCGAGGGTACTGTGGAAGGCAACGATACTTGGGCTATCATAGAAGGGCTTCTTTCAGATATAGTCTACAA GTTTACTGTGAGGGGTGTTTCAGAAGCTGGTGAATCTCCTGACTCCAACACTGTAGTCACTCAGCTGGCGTCCACTCCACCACGTGCAACCGAGCTCCGCGACAAACCCAACCAGGAAGATCCACCCCCAAGGAGGCGAGGCAGCACAGGAAGCCGCAAGACATCAAGAGATTCATCGGGGTCAGCGCCGCCCAGGCGTGCCTCAACTGGTAGCAGGTCAAGCAGCCGAGGTCCAAGCAAAGCCACGGACAAAGCTGATGTCAAAGACAAAAAAACGTCTTCTTCTGGAAGTCAAAAGAAGAGCAGCGGAGAACAGGGGGAGACAGTCAGGAAGGATGAGCACAAGAAAGTCCATGGCATTGAAAAAAGGCCAAGCAGAGAAGAACTTAGAGATGTGAGGAAGCATGATGTGAAGGAAGAGAAGAGTGATGACATCATAAAGAATACAGAAAAGCCTGTCCCGCAGAAGATAGAAAATGCTGAACATATTGTTGAAAAGGAAGTTAAAAGTGGGTCTCCTCCGGAGAGATCTCATGAACCAAGGCGACGGAAGAGTAAAGATGTTGTTAAAACTTTGGAGAGAAAGCCTAGAGAACATGACCATGCAAGTGACATTGCTGTGCCAGACCCAAGTCATTCAGGGAAGGGCCCTGCAGCAGAGAGGAGCACCGAAGATGTCAAGGTATCAGAGAAGAGTGTTGATAAAGTAAGCATTGCAGGTGACGGGGCTGTGCAAGCTGAAGCCACCGAGGAAAAACGGCTTGTCTCAAAAAGGAGAAAGAGCAAAGAGGACACAAGAGGGTCAGAGGTCAAGTCCAAAGAGACAGAGCCTGCAGAAGAAAGGGCCAAACAAAGTCTAACATCCTCAGAGAAAAGCCATGAGACAAAGAGAAAAAAGAGCAAAGAGAGCATGAAGGGTTCTGAGAAGAAAGCCCAAGATGGGAAAGTGGTATATGAGAAGGACATACAAAATGAAGAACCTGTTCCCAAAAGCAGTGAAACAAGGAGACGTAAGAGTAAAGAGGATGCTAAGCTCCTGGAGAAGAACCTTGAAGATGCCAAACACACTGGTGACAAGGCTTTACGAAGTGAAGATGCTGTAGAAAAAAGTCATGAAGCGAGGAGAAAGAAGAGCAAGGAAGACAAAGTGTCTGACAAACTGAAAGATACTGAACTCCAGGACGAGACCACAGGGCAGAACACAGCCCCATCAGGAAAGAAGCATGAATCAAAAAGAAGAAAGAGCAAAGAGAGTTCAAAGCCTTCGGAGAAGAAGCAGGAGAACTTGGAAGATGATGATGGGACAGAGCAGAGTGCAAAACCCATAGAGAAGAGTCCGGAAACCAAGAGGCGGAGAAGCAAAGAGAAGAAGACGCGGAGAAGCAAAGAAGAGACAAAGGAAAGGAGAAAAGAGAGAAGAAACAGCAGAAAGGAAGAAAAGCAGAATGAAGAAGTTCccaaaaagaagaagaagaagaatggAGACAGCCCAGAAAGTAAAGCAGCCAAAGCTACAGGCCGCTCCCAGGCACGGACACGATCTGACTCAGGTAACTCTGAAACACATACAACTGATGAAGCAGTGACTTCtgagacacaaaaacacacagagGAAGTAAGCATACAAGGTGAAAGTGATTCTTCACAAGATAAGAGTAGTTCTCACAGGCGGCGGGTGCCTCAAGTTGAAAGTCAAGTTTCAGGGACAAAGGGGAGTAAAGAGAGGGTTCAAAGTAAAGTGCCTAAGACTTTGTCTGACACTGAAGCTGAAAAACATGATGCTGGCGATAGAATTCCAGCAGGAAAGGATACGAGAAAAGAAGATGGAGCTAATCTCTCAGGAGAGAGAACAAAGTCGCCAAGTCCTTCAGATGTTCCCGAAACACAAACGGATGCTGCTACAGAAGAAAAAATTGTGCGGAAAAGTGAAAAAGACTTGCCGGATGATGTTGATCTGAAGACCTATGAAATCACCACTGTAATTGCCCATGAGTCCAAGGAAGAAGATACTGAGAAGAAAGAATCTGACTCTGATGAAGAGAAACAAGAATCTCAGAGTGAAGTGCCTCCACCAGCGATGGTAAGAACAGATGCTAGGGAGCCACTCTACATAGACACCGAAGCTGCAAAGGCACATGGTTCAAAGCCTCTCCATGGCCATCACTGTATTCTTGATGCTGATGCGCCCGTTCAGATAAGCACAGTAATCGATACACCTTTCCATGGTGCTAAACTTCTGAGCAAGTCGTCGCCAGATGCCAAAACCAAGAGAAAATCATCGCGTCATAGAAGTGGGTCCACATCCTCAATGAGGAGCTCCCCAAAGAAGCCTCCAAGAGAGTCAGTCTCTGAGCCAAGCTCACCGACCAGTCCCCTCACCCCAGAGAAGCTGAGAGAGCTGGCGAGCTCCCTGCCAAATTCCCCATCCACTTCAAAGGAAAAGTCTGCGGAAGACAAACGGCAAGCAGCCATGAAAAGTGGGCAAAATACCTCCCCCATGCCTCAGGGAGAAGTGAGGCAGAGTTTTGATGAAGCGAGGGAAAGCATCAAGAGATCGCTTGCCGCCAGTATCAGCGATGTGATGCTCAGTTGGAACTCTGATAGTATAAACTTTGATTTGAGTGGAAGGCCCGAAGACTCCAGCTGTGTTCCCGATCAGAATACCCCAGACACTGTCCAGGAAAACAGAGTACAGAAGATGGTGGACCTGCTGGATGATTCAAGTAGCCACAAGAAACCTGCTGTGGGGTCGCACGGTGAGCAGCAGGGCCTTCAGAAGCAACCTGGAGAAGCAATTGTTGTGGAAGACGACGGAACAGATGCAGTAGAATTTCTTGATATTACAAGCCAGGATGTGTCAACCGATGAAAATGGAAAGGTCATCTGTAGGTCTCCGCCAACTCAGTCGGAGAATATTGTCAGTGTTGGGTCACAGGATCTCATGCAAGGGGACAAAACCCAAACAGATGCCAATATGAATGGAGGTCAGAATGTTGAAAGTAAAGAGAAGACTGACCCAGCAACGTCCGCAACGGATGGACAGAAATCTGATACCAAACCTGGAGAGGGCGGCAACACAGGTAACTCATATGAGCAGGGCAGCTTTGCCAGCCTCGCTGACCAACGCAAGCATTTGTACGTAAGAACAGACGCTACGTCACTGCCAGCTGAACAAGGCAGCCACACTCACGGCTCCACTTTCACGCCAAGGTCTCAGAGCTCATCAGCTATTTCTACTTTGCATTCACCTAATTCTCATAGCCCCCAGACATGCCATGACTCATACGGTGACAGGAATGCATTCTCACCCCCACCAACACCACCCAGCAGTAGAATGCCCGGGCCTACTATTTCACCTCATGACGGGGGTTCTGGCAAG GCAACGGGTCAAGAGGAGGCTCCGCGGACGAAGACAGTTAGATCTCGGTCACAGAGCCCAAGCCAGATTCCAAGGTTGATCAAGTCCAGCAAAACTTCCCCCATACAGATTCATTCTTTCAGCAGCCAATCAGCACCCAGCTATCAGAAATCAACATCATTGACGGACCAATCACGGGGCAAAGAAACATCACCATCCTCAATGGATCCATTACGGAACCAGGAGAGGTTGCCGTCCCCAAATGACCTTTCACATGGTAGAAGCAGTCTGCCATGTCGTAGCCAATCAGGGAAAAGATTGCAGAGAAGTCAGAGCATGGAGGGTAAAtcattcaatgtttttgttaaatcaaaAAATAGGAGAAAATTGAGCCAACCAGAAATGACACTGTACAGAAATGTTAGCACAGATAATACATCTGTCGATTCCAGGGATGTCTCTCCATTCAGACACGAAACAAACAGAATAAAGAGCAGCATCTCCCAGCCTAATCTCTCGGCCATCCACAGTACCCCTACCCACCCCCAACCCCAGAAAATAACTCCCTCCAGAATACCACGCAGTACTTCACTGGAGAAACTAGGTTGCAAACGAGCAGCAGCCAGGTCAGGTCAACGTTCAATCCCGTCCAAGTTGATTCCCAGCCAGTCAGAAGACAGATTGTCTGGCAAGTCGGACTCTCTGTTTGAGACCAGGAAAAGGTTTTCCGATGAATATAGCAACAGCACTGCCATGGACAGTGTCGAGATGAATAATCAGGATAAGATCAATGTCAAAGTTGTGCCGGACCCCCACCATGAAAATCAGGTCGTATCAGTCAATGCTACGAGAGAATGTTCAAAATCTGTGATCAGTCGGGGTCCGGACAAAAGTGTCAAATCTGATTCGCGTACCAATGAGAGATCTTCTGACTCAAGCTTCAAAACTGCCAGTGGCCCATCAGTGGACCTCACTGATCAGGCCCCAAGCGCCAGCCCAGCTAGCCATTCAGTTTTGTTTAAAGAATCAAGCCGCCCTGCTGACCAATCAGCAGGGGGCTTACAACGGCCAGCCCAGCCTGCCAGAGAAACGAAGTGTGTTTCATATTCCCCATCCTTTCGTAGTAGTAGCCCTAGTAGCATTAGCGGGTCTGATTGTACCGGGGAGAAATCAACCAATCAGGGTAATGCATGTGATTCTGATGATGCACCAGTACCCTTTCATAGCAACAGTTCCCATAGCGATAGCAAATTTTTTCCTATTTCTTCAGATTTAAGTAACCTTACCTATATCACCGATGTAAATACAACCGACCATAACAGAAATAGCAACTTTCAGGCACATAGTCGCAATAGCGCAGATCACCATAATCTCCATGACAACATTAGTGATGTAAATATCATAGATAGTAACCATAGTAACCAAATCAATACAGAAAGTAATTCAAGTAGTAATACAGCTGTAAAATCTAGAGTAGCTGCTCTTTTAGCCAGATTTCATGATGATCTCAGAAAATCGtag